The Hevea brasiliensis isolate MT/VB/25A 57/8 chromosome 9, ASM3005281v1, whole genome shotgun sequence nucleotide sequence TGAGTAATGCTCCCAAATTTATTGGATGTCCCCAAGGGGACAAGACACAGAGTTCAATCTTGTCAACTGCATGTTGTTGACAGCATTTCCATCAACCATTCCAGTGTTGATTATTCCAGTAATGACACGGGACTTCTACTAATTTTGGCAAGAGACAGCTAGGAATGCTTAGGTTGCTCAAATTATTCTTCTTTCAAAGTGAAATGAAAGTACGCACGTGTGCGCACACATAGAtctcaaaaataaaaaaagtactaaaaagaaaaatcaaattattaaaaaaaggtTAAAAGAAGCGACAACAgaataccagaggaagaaatcaTCACAGCAATAGTAAAATCATTAAGCACCCAACGAATTGTGAATCATTAGCAAAACCATGCGTACATTTAAATACATTAGTTCTTAAggaacttggtttagtttttgtTGCTTGGCATGCAAAATCAATAATTAAACAGACCACTATCTATGGCCAATATATGCAGCCAACCCTTTTATTTTCTTCAGCAATCTGTGGAAGGAAAATTGGAAATGCAAGAGATGGTTCATCCATTGATCATTCATGGTCATTGGCTGCTTGCAGCTTCTCTTCTTCTACTCGTTAACATGTTCGAATCTTCTCCACTGCTTCAAGGTAGACTCTATATCAGTACAGCGTTTATTTAGTAACCTGAAATATCGATCCTAATAGCATTTATTTGTTCCTTCAATGTAGGAAAAAGCTTCCCCTACATGACTTCAGATGTCAATGAGGTCTCAGGAAAGTCCTTTGATTACATTGTCGTTGGGGGAGGCACAGCGGGTTGCCCCCTGGCAGCAACCCTTTCGGAGAGATTCTCTGTGTTAGTGGTAGAAAGAGGAGGCTCCCCTTATGGAAATCCTTTGGTGTCAAGTAAGATGTATTACGGTTTCTCACTACTCCAGACCGATGAATTTCATCAGTGGCTCAAAGCTTCATATCTAAGGATGGTGTTATGGGCCATAGAGGACGCGTGCTTGGTGGATCATCAGCCATAAATGGAGGCTTCTATAGCAGAGCTAGTGATGAATTTGTTGAAAAAGTTGGATGGGATAGAGAACTGGTGAAGGAATGTTACGAATGGGTGGAGTCCAAAATTTTTTCCAAGCCTGAGCTGACAATATGGCAATCTGTGGTCGAATTTGGTCTCCTTGAAGCTGGATTTCTTCCTTACAATGGCCTCAGCTGGGAACATGTTGAGGGAACAAAGATTGGTGGGACTATGTTTGATGAATTTGGAATAAGGCACACCTCAGCTGATCTTCTGGGTGTAGGGAATCCAGAAAATATCACGATTCTGTTGACTGCAACTGTACAGAACATCATTTTCCATAGCAATGGTAAGTAGAGACATCTTCAGATGGTGTTCAAAGAAAAAGAGGTTGATGTTCAATCTCCTGATGCTCACATGCTGTCTTCCAATGATGCAGGTAAAGGGAATGAGAAAATAGCTCGCGGCATTAGGTTCATCAAGGGCGATGGAAGCAGCAATCAAACTTATGAAGCTTACCTTAACCAGCTGAAGAGTTCCAGTTCATGGGGAGATGTTATTTTGTCAGCAGGAGCATTAGGCAGTCCCCAAATCCTAATGTTAAGTGGCATAGGACCAGAAAAGCATCTCAAGAATTTCAATATACCCCTTGTCTTGGACTTGAAAGGGGTTGGCCAAGAGATGAAAGACAACCCTGCCATTGCCCTTTTAGCAGATACAAAAGCAGAATACCGGCTGCCGGATACACCTCAAGTAGCAGGCATTGCAAAAGACTTCAAATTTATAGTACAAGGAGGAATCTTACCAATAAGCTTCAATGCAACAAGGATGCCAATGGCAATCAAGCTTGCATTTCCAGAATCCAAAGGGAAGCTGAAATTGAACAGCAAAGACCCCAGGCAAAACCCTTCAGTACAATTCAACTATCTATCAAAGGAAGAAGACACAGATGGATGAATTGAGATGGCTCAATTGCTTGAAAGGGTAACAAGGTCTGAATCTGTTGCTCTGTTCTTGAAGACTGTACAACAGAATAATTTGATGTCCAGTCCTGATGAGCTGAGAAATTTCTGCAAGAAGAACATTAGGACCTATTATCACTACCATGGCGGTTGCACTATCAGTTGTTGACGGGGATTACAAAGTCTATGGATTGAAGGGTTTGCGGGTAATAGATGGCTCAACTTTCTTGGAATCTCCAGGCACAAGTCCGATGGCCACCTATTAATGCTTGAAAGGTATCAAGGGTCAAGATTCTAAGAGAGTTTACTAGTCAAGAACACCCATAGCAAAATCTAAGCTTCTACTAACATACTTATCATCATTAAAGAAAGTGGAAAATTTAATCTTCCTGCCAAGCACAGTTGTTTGGAATCAAATTCGATGTAACAACTCTTTGTTTCATTTCACACAATCCAAGCTGCATAGTCTTTGTTGGATTAAACCCAAACACAAGTTTGCATGGGAATAAAATCATTGATTCTTTTTAATGGCTGCAtgaatttggattttttttttaattatttgttatgaattgaaaATTGCTGTAAATAAGGACAAAAATCAAACAACTTTATTTATTATCCAAGATGAAAAGTAAATGATCTTTTATGTACATGCTAATTAGAAACGAAACACAGAGAAAAAAAATATTCTTACAAAAATTTCTTCGACTCTAACCATCCATTTCCTGATCAAGTCCTGGACTCGAGGAAGAGACATCATTAGGATCAGTTACTGAAGGTTGATTTGAGTTCTCGTTTCTCCTATTGAGAGAAAAACTGACCCAAATTTCTCTTTCAAATCtccttcttctctctctcccttcttcatcatcatcaccatCATCTCTCTTCTTTCCTAAATCCACCTCATCAACAGGCATCTTATACCTGCAAACAGGGCATGACCCATGTATCCCCAACCACTTCTCTATACAATTAGGATGAAACCTATGCTTACAGGGCATCTCCTTGGCCAACCCACCAACCTCCCACTCCTCTAAACAGATCGCACACTCACCATCCTGATCTCCAATTTCTGCAATCTCCACACTAGGCATGGCCTCTATGGATGCCTTTGAGGCAGGAGGTTGACCATTCTTGCTAGCTAAGTCTCTAAGAAGAGAATCCAAGCTCGCAGCTCCTTCAATCACCACCATCCCTTGAGTGAAAGGGTTGATAAGGATGATTCTTTCATGTGGGGTGGGTGTCTCTGGCGTTTCTTGATTTGGGTGGTCAATTTCACTCTGGGTGGTGGTGCTGGTGGTGCCAGTAAAGCCCAACATGAAGGGCAAAAACAAAGAGAGGTCTCTATGCCTTAACATCCTCTCAATAGCAGAAGATAACTCAGGTGGTTGAGTCTCAGAGGCCATTTTAGTAAGTCTAGAAGAGGGAGAAAGAAAGATGAAGAATGGAAAACAATAGCAGGGGAAGAATATAAGAGAAAAGGTGTGCGCACACTGAAAGACAAGACAAAACTAAGGACGGTAACAGAAAGATCTGGAATTTGTGTAGGCTATAATACACTACAGCAATACATAGCTCATTTTGCTTTTGTGTTTGATGTTTATCTTATCACCTAAACCTGTCCCTTTCACTAGAAGCTCCATCACCATGAGAAGATATTTTCCAGGCATGAataaaaaacaaaagaaagaagaaaattgataTGACATGCTGCGCCAACGCATGTAGGGTCAATAGAATTTATtacaaatgaaaaaaaagattttatttaaaattttaattcagtctattaaaattaattcgatttaattttaaaaaatttgatttattttttttaaataaattaaattaaattaattattttttattaattaattattagattctaaattaaaaatataaatataattaaaattaagtctaaaatgaattcaaaataaatttaaaaaataagttcaagataaattttaatttaatgttctttttaatttagttaaatataatttgatttattataaattttcatttatttaatttttaatttaaattaaactaaattgatGGACTTTTTTCCTAAGCTTCTTGTTTGGGAAATTTAAAATAATGGAaggttttttaaaatttaaaaattttaaagttgtgttttaaagaataaaaaattttttaaagtgtgatttttgaaatttttgaaaatttttatttttctatttattaaatTAGTGGGTTTGTAATATTTTCTTTTTGAAGTCTTTAAATTCTTAAAACAAATTCTTtaattaaatattgaaaaaaaaatcttattttttaaaaattttattttagaaaaaccTCACTTTAGTACCTCTCCTCCAGACTGCAAGACTAAGCATTGATATGCAACTGTTTAGACAATGATTTCTTTTTCCATTCTTCTATTCAAAAAAGTTAAAtgtaaaatatgaattttttttaatgattttaaaGATATATTAAGAATTTATACTTTTTATGAAAATCATTTAAAAAAgaattcatattttttttaactacattaattttaatgaataacacaaaatatttaaattttagccAAAATTAAATGAATGGATTTTTTAAAGTATATCTATTTGTCTACATCAATTTATATACTTATATTAAGATTTAAGCAAAGAGAAAAGCCTCTCTCAAAGcaacttttttattattttttataggattttaaaatttgtatgaaatttttaatatttgtagaataataaaaaagaaatattcaatgaattcataaataattaataaatgaacattaattacaagtatttgaattttttttttaattcatatcCTTTTTTTTTCACATTATATAGTTTCCCTTTTTATTTTAGGGTTTATATTTTTAGGAAATTAAATCCTGTGTTTGGTTTTTGTTATGCTATTCTGTTTTAAATTTTTCCCACATTTTCcccatttttgttatttctttttcaatagacatttttatttttatgctttTTCTACATTTGTAaattacataattaaattttctataaatcaaattattgcatttttctttatagggtttatgttaaattattttttattttttgtgttgattttttattttaactttatGTTATTATTCTCACTATCTCTCTAAATTGGTATATATTGTTCATatcaatatattaaaaattatgagTATAGATGgtaaaatataatttcttttcatttctcgTCTTTCTTTTTCTATTGTTTTATTTTTCATGTAATTAAGATAGAATTGAGGAATTAATATTTATTAGGATATTAGGCATTTTTTTATAgtgcaattaaaataaaattaaggaaTTAATATTGAATATTATATCAGATAATTTTACAATAATAAAAGAGAAagattcaataaattttaaaatagttAATGAGTTAATATTTGAAAAGctatttttcattaatattttttcaatttatattttttttctcaaagAAAAACATTTGATCATACCTTACTttctatatgttttttttttttttaattattattacttcttagctatgtatattttgtttatgaatttttgatatttatattaacaaataaaaaaaatctttaaaaattTCACAAAAATAACATACAGAGGAAGAACTAGGGATGTGCATTATTCGATTATAACCGAACTGAACCAATGAAATTTGGTTATTTTGGTAAGAGTAAATTCAATTTGATATGGTTTGATTTTCGATTAGtaacaataaaaatttttaattttcggtTATCGGTTCAGTTACCTTTGATTTGATTAGCGAACTAACCAAAATAACCGAGtttcaattaattaatatattaattgtaAATTtagtaatattatattatttataattattatttttatgattttataataatatttaacttataattattatcttattaatattaaatcatatttattattttttataaataaaaaataatataaatatatttttattaatattttattaaataattaataatataaatataaatatatatatattttatattattaattatttatttgtcaATTCGATTATAATAACTGACCGAATATTTTTTATTTCAGttaatttcaattttcttttaattttaattcgatTTGTTTAATAATTTTAGAGTTAATTAATAATTCGATTAGTAAGGAATTCGGTTCTATTTCGATTTAGTTTGGTTAACCAATGCTCACCCCTAGGAAGAACCTTTTCCTTGACTGTATCTTaattgcaataataataaaatacagAAGGGAAAAAAATCTTAAAATTGTATATTTTCATCAATTTTCAAATGAATCTTACTATTATTATGCCAAAAATAGAAATTTAAGAGTCATCACATACAATTTATAGTTCCAACCTATCGCTAATTAACTCTAATCATAATAAACTAATAGCCTGTCCCCTCTCCCATATACAGTTTCAATTACCACAAAACTAGACATTTATAAAGTTATCATCTCTATTGTTATCTCTGATAATATTTTGCTatctcataaatttaaaattttttttttatttatggtaATAAATCACTATTTTAATATACAcagtttatatttaataaaagtaTCGATATTTTctctttaataaaaatatttacaaatttatCTTTTATTTCTAATTTCACTATGCAAGGGCGGGTCAGAAAATTTTTCTTGATGGGGCCAATCCAGTTATAGAACTAGGGAGAGCATTCGGTCGGCTCGGTTCCGAATCGAATTGAAATCCAAAAACCAAAAAACTGAATTACTTAAAAAAGTAAAtcgaactaaactaattatttaagaataatcgaaccgaaccaaattgAAAAATAACTGTTCGGTTCGGTTCCATTGcattaaattgaaaatattttaGGTTAATTTCTATTCTTTGGGTTGGGCTTGAATGGATAATTGGACTGGATAAGGGCCTTGAGAGTTATGCATATTGTGCTAAAAGATTATttgggtcattttactatttggtttaatcaattttaaccgaaaaaaaaaaaaattgaacctaACCAAAAACCGAATATACTAAAAGTTTCAAAACGAACAACAACGATAGAACTAAAAAATCAAACTGATGAAACCGAAATAACTCGATTCGATTTTTCTGTTCACACCGAAAATTGCTCAGGCCTAGATAGAACTACATGCTCTTAAATGTGGTAAATTGATCcactcaattttataattttttaaataaaaaatatatttaatgtatataatatttttaataattttcattaaattagtaaaaaaaaaaattgggtcAATTTGGTATTTTATATGTATGCATGAatgagaataaaaagaaataaaagaggTTTTGCTGAAATTAgagttgaaattaaatttttttggaGCTCATCCATTTTTTTActcttattttgatttttttttttaaatttccacaatttcaaacgtAAATCAAGTTCAAATGTGATATTTAATTCTTTCCTATTGGAGAAGGAAAGTGGGAGAGAAAAGGCATTGAGTGTTGAATATAAGACTTTCTTGGATCAATTCAACAAAAATCCAAATATTTAGACCTTTTACTACAATTAGAtgagaaattaaatttttttggagccataatatatatatattttttaacaatttccatacttttttcacaatttcaaagtATTGTactttga carries:
- the LOC110656265 gene encoding E3 ubiquitin-protein ligase MPSR1, which gives rise to MASETQPPELSSAIERMLRHRDLSLFLPFMLGFTGTTSTTTQSEIDHPNQETPETPTPHERIILINPFTQGMVVIEGAASLDSLLRDLASKNGQPPASKASIEAMPSVEIAEIGDQDGECAICLEEWEVGGLAKEMPCKHRFHPNCIEKWLGIHGSCPVCRYKMPVDEVDLGKKRDDGDDDEEGRERRRRFEREIWVSFSLNRRNENSNQPSVTDPNDVSSSSPGLDQEMDG